From a region of the Pseudoxanthomonas sp. X-1 genome:
- a CDS encoding metal-dependent hydrolase yields MDSLTHLLLGGAIGAAIAPAGQRRAAILAGAALNTVPDLDVLLLPRFTDDPVALMTWHRSFLHSVFVLPLIGALVWWVCRVRGTRVNSAPARWFWLIQACLLSHPLMDACTVYGTSLLWPLDVAPAMWSLFFIIEPAFTLWLLLGCVIAWCAPRKPLGRRGAIAGLALAACVLGVAGLAKWKVDRQAERTLAGMGLGDMPRFSTPMPFSTLLWRVVAMTPSGYVDAERSVFDTGPMVFRGHASNTQALAEAMGIGIPAVTRLDWFNHGFMRARVQDGRLVLSDLRMGLDPDYTFNFAVAERRDQDWQAIEPEQIQVPLPISGIAGFRRLIGAVWHRTWHEDDTPLRAMILAPQAQATSANEDATPASSASK; encoded by the coding sequence ATGGACTCGCTCACCCATCTTCTGCTCGGCGGCGCCATCGGCGCGGCCATCGCCCCGGCCGGCCAGCGCCGCGCCGCCATCCTGGCCGGCGCGGCGCTCAACACCGTTCCGGACCTGGACGTGCTGCTGCTGCCGCGGTTCACCGACGATCCGGTCGCGCTGATGACCTGGCATCGCAGCTTCCTGCACTCGGTGTTCGTGCTGCCGCTGATCGGCGCGCTGGTGTGGTGGGTCTGCCGGGTGCGCGGCACGCGGGTGAATTCGGCGCCGGCGCGCTGGTTCTGGCTGATCCAGGCCTGCCTGCTCAGCCATCCGCTGATGGACGCCTGCACGGTCTACGGCACCTCGCTGCTGTGGCCGCTGGATGTAGCGCCGGCGATGTGGTCGCTGTTCTTCATCATCGAACCGGCCTTCACCCTGTGGCTGCTGCTGGGCTGCGTCATCGCCTGGTGCGCGCCGCGCAAGCCGCTGGGCCGGCGCGGCGCGATCGCCGGGCTGGCGCTGGCCGCCTGTGTGCTGGGCGTGGCGGGGCTGGCCAAATGGAAGGTCGATCGCCAAGCCGAGCGCACGCTGGCGGGCATGGGCCTGGGCGACATGCCGCGCTTCTCCACGCCGATGCCGTTCTCCACGCTGCTGTGGCGCGTGGTGGCGATGACGCCCTCAGGCTATGTCGATGCCGAGCGCTCGGTGTTCGACACCGGGCCGATGGTCTTCCGCGGCCATGCGTCCAATACCCAGGCGCTGGCGGAGGCGATGGGGATCGGCATCCCGGCGGTGACGCGGTTGGACTGGTTCAACCACGGCTTCATGCGCGCGCGGGTGCAGGACGGGCGCCTGGTGCTGTCCGACCTGCGGATGGGACTGGATCCGGACTACACCTTCAATTTCGCCGTGGCCGAACGGCGCGACCAGGACTGGCAGGCGATCGAGCCCGAGCAGATCCAGGTGCCGCTGCCGATCTCGGGCATCGCCGGGTTCAGGCGGCTGATCGGCGCGGTGTGGCATCGCACCTGGCATGAGGACGACACACCGCTGCGCGCGATGATCCTCGCTCCGCAGGCTCAGGCCACGTCGGCGAACGAGGACGCCACGCCGGCTTCCAGCGCGTCGAAGTAG